One region of Cydia fagiglandana chromosome 17, ilCydFagi1.1, whole genome shotgun sequence genomic DNA includes:
- the LOC134672610 gene encoding UPF0047 protein YjbQ translates to MASNRGLQIGSAWFQRKLNLRPQHRGVHLVTEEILKQVPELSLFAIGLCHIQIMHTSASLALNESWDPDVRDDMEMMLNKIVPEGLPYRHSCEGPDDMPAHVKACFLGSSLTIPITDGKLNLGTWQGVWLCEHRNHAGSRKVVVTLSGCPRDSPLSAASPASCSS, encoded by the exons ATGGCCTCGAACCGAGGACTTCAGATCGGGTCCGCGTGGTTTCAACGGAAGCTGAACTTGAGGCCGCAGCACCGGGGCGTGCACCTCGTCACCGAGGAGATCCTCAAGCAGGTGCCCGAGTTGTCGCTCTTCGCCATCGGACTCTGCCACATCCAGA TTATGCACACTTCGGCGAGTCTCGCGTTAAATGAAAGCTGGGACCCAGACGTACGAGACGACATGGAGATGATGCTCAACAAAATCGTGCCCGAGGGACTGCCGTACCGCCACTCCTGCGAGGGCCCTGACGATATG CCGGCTCATGTGAAAGCGTGCTTCTTGGGTTCCTCTCTCACAATTCCCATCACGGACGGGAAACTAAACCTGGGCACATGGCAGGGTGTATGGCTGTGTGAGCATCGGAATCACGCGGGCAGTCGAAAG GTGGTGGTGACGCTGTCGGGCTGCCCCCGGGACTCGCCGCTGTCGGCCGCGTCGCCGGCGTCGTGCTCCAGTTAG